Proteins from a single region of Chloroherpeton thalassium ATCC 35110:
- a CDS encoding alpha-E domain-containing protein yields MLSRVADAIYWMSRYIERAENYARFMDVNFNLSLELPPYASQQWMPLVVVTGDLSFYQELYKKADKDTVIYFLGFDPQNQNSIYSSILKARENARAVRPEITREVWEQINHIYYLVKEGREKKQWQKRDPRKFFMEVKKGCQLLYGIFNSTISRNEGLHFGKIGQLIERADKTSRVLDVKYHILLPTPDVVGSPFDLIQWAALLKSVSAYDMYRKEYGKLIPANISEFLILDKSFPRSMLSCLLEAEQSLHTITGSNGGYSNAAEKKLGILTSQLEYADIKDIFNAGLHEYLDDFQAKLNGVSSAIYETFFSLNALDRWRN; encoded by the coding sequence ATGCTTAGCAGAGTCGCCGACGCCATCTATTGGATGAGTAGATATATAGAACGGGCTGAAAATTATGCGCGTTTTATGGATGTAAATTTTAACCTTTCGTTGGAATTGCCGCCTTACGCGTCTCAGCAATGGATGCCACTTGTGGTTGTTACCGGTGATTTAAGTTTTTATCAAGAATTATATAAAAAAGCCGATAAAGACACCGTCATCTATTTTCTTGGGTTTGATCCGCAAAATCAAAATTCGATTTATAGTTCAATTTTAAAAGCGCGAGAAAATGCGCGTGCTGTCAGGCCGGAAATCACAAGGGAAGTTTGGGAGCAGATCAACCACATTTACTACCTTGTTAAAGAAGGGCGCGAGAAAAAGCAATGGCAGAAACGAGACCCGAGAAAGTTTTTCATGGAAGTCAAAAAAGGCTGTCAATTGCTCTATGGCATTTTCAACTCTACAATTTCACGAAACGAAGGTTTGCATTTTGGAAAAATTGGCCAATTGATTGAGCGGGCAGATAAAACATCGCGCGTTTTAGATGTAAAGTATCATATTTTGCTCCCGACGCCCGATGTGGTTGGCTCTCCATTTGATCTGATTCAGTGGGCAGCTTTGCTAAAGTCGGTGAGCGCCTATGACATGTATCGGAAGGAATATGGAAAACTCATTCCAGCCAACATTTCGGAATTTCTCATATTGGACAAATCTTTTCCGCGTTCCATGTTGAGCTGTTTGCTGGAGGCGGAGCAATCGCTTCACACAATTACAGGCAGCAATGGTGGATACTCGAACGCGGCTGAGAAAAAACTTGGCATATTAACTTCACAGCTTGAGTATGCTGATATTAAAGATATTTTTAATGCGGGACTACATGAGTATCTTGATGACTTTCAAGCGAAACTAAATGGGGTTTCTTCAGCTATCTATGAAACCTTCTTTTCGCTGAATGCTTTAGATCGATGGCGAAATTAA
- a CDS encoding peptidase, which produces MTYCLGIKVKSGFVGISDTRITSGTQTTTAKKLFTVNRSKHSFFIMTSGLRSVRDKALTYFKEIIEESDETFNKLYKAVNAFAEQVRRAADEDKAHLKEAGLSFNLHAIVGGQLQDDDEHKIYLLYPEGNWIEVSEGSPFVIIGNNGYGKTILDRAINYDSSMKFALKAGFLSFDATRISANDVDYPIDVIYYLKNSFHIVEKRYKKEELQDLSQLWSEMISSSIRNMPEDWVDKLFSDAEEKKAFYEGKITQSSLRNEVQDHT; this is translated from the coding sequence ATGACTTACTGTTTAGGCATTAAGGTGAAGTCCGGCTTTGTTGGCATCTCTGATACGAGAATCACCTCGGGAACGCAAACCACAACGGCCAAGAAGTTATTCACGGTCAATAGGAGCAAGCACTCGTTTTTCATTATGACCTCCGGTTTGCGTTCGGTCAGAGATAAAGCATTAACCTATTTCAAGGAAATTATTGAGGAAAGCGACGAGACGTTTAATAAGCTTTATAAAGCGGTCAATGCGTTTGCGGAACAAGTGCGCCGCGCCGCCGATGAAGATAAAGCCCATTTAAAAGAAGCCGGGTTGAGCTTCAACCTTCACGCCATTGTCGGTGGCCAATTGCAAGATGATGATGAGCACAAAATTTACCTGCTCTATCCTGAAGGCAATTGGATTGAAGTTTCTGAAGGGTCGCCGTTTGTCATTATTGGAAACAACGGCTATGGAAAAACTATATTGGATCGAGCGATTAACTACGATTCCTCGATGAAGTTTGCCTTAAAAGCGGGTTTTCTTTCATTTGATGCAACGCGAATCAGCGCCAACGATGTCGACTATCCGATCGATGTCATTTATTATCTGAAAAATTCGTTTCATATTGTTGAAAAACGATATAAAAAAGAAGAGCTTCAAGATTTATCGCAGCTATGGAGCGAAATGATTAGCAGCTCGATCCGAAACATGCCGGAAGATTGGGTCGATAAGCTTTTTTCTGATGCAGAGGAGAAAAAAGCATTTTATGAAGGCAAAATAACGCAAAGCAGCTTAAGAAATGAAGTTCAAGATCATACATGA
- a CDS encoding transglutaminase family protein, which produces MKFKIIHETTYQFSSQVFLEPQYLRLKPKPTPYSKLETFRLKFSPKPAGISEQTDAEENCIHLCWFEGTHQDLSIRSESLIDVLENHNPFNFIVYPADYLVFPFQYSEPLQTLLSPTLGSHRLGKAVVQYAEAIRLSCDEKTVPFLIDLTKQIHEDFKASPRHEGPPFEPEKTFDLKKGSCRDLAWLQIHILRHFKIAARFVSGYYYVQSETPEYELHAWVEAFLPGAGWVGFDPSAGVVVGSSHIPVATSAFPQQTMPLTGIFRGNAKSKLSSDLIIEPIKS; this is translated from the coding sequence ATGAAGTTCAAGATCATACATGAAACGACATATCAGTTTAGTTCTCAAGTTTTTCTCGAACCGCAGTATCTAAGGTTGAAACCAAAACCAACGCCGTATAGCAAGCTTGAAACTTTTCGTTTAAAGTTTTCGCCTAAACCCGCAGGCATTTCCGAGCAAACAGATGCTGAAGAGAACTGCATTCATTTGTGTTGGTTTGAAGGAACACATCAAGATTTGAGCATTCGTTCGGAATCGTTGATAGATGTGTTAGAAAATCACAACCCATTTAATTTTATCGTTTATCCTGCCGACTATTTGGTATTTCCCTTCCAATATTCCGAGCCGTTGCAAACGTTGCTGAGCCCAACTTTGGGCTCGCACCGGCTCGGCAAAGCCGTGGTTCAATACGCCGAAGCTATAAGGCTTTCCTGCGATGAGAAAACCGTGCCTTTTCTCATCGACCTCACAAAGCAGATCCATGAAGATTTCAAGGCGTCGCCGCGCCACGAAGGCCCGCCATTTGAACCTGAAAAAACATTCGACTTAAAAAAAGGCTCGTGCCGCGATTTGGCTTGGTTGCAGATTCATATTTTAAGGCATTTTAAGATAGCGGCCAGATTTGTGAGTGGATATTATTATGTGCAAAGCGAAACCCCGGAATATGAGCTGCATGCTTGGGTGGAAGCTTTTCTTCCAGGTGCCGGTTGGGTGGGCTTCGACCCTTCGGCTGGTGTCGTGGTTGGCAGCTCGCACATTCCTGTGGCGACAAGTGCGTTTCCTCAGCAGACCATGCCTTT